From the Clupea harengus chromosome 15, Ch_v2.0.2, whole genome shotgun sequence genome, one window contains:
- the LOC116223713 gene encoding nesprin-1-like has protein sequence MTLTPEEVRLKVAKAREEWDNLMSDLQGRETALQNLQSQMKDFEARVAPLQDWLKATEVTVQESTARLQDVPSKRQELRKLQSVLKELLSREAELTQLRGRAQELWEGQAAGKGFVHGVSQLVAQYLALSNLTKEKLSRMERVLGEHQLFSEGLGRLQLWVMEAHRTLTHTHTHTHLTHTHTHTHLTHRTLQHGSTPPADKNLLLHWMSQLEELVAARAGKEIELKMLITRGECVQRNTSAEGVPVLRKQMQDLKDAWDSLLATCISCKSGLEGALVEWTSCQEDEGMFSSWLDGVETRVAQSGRQHPEMRDKTGNLGRAKILYEEVLSHCGPLDAIASKASRLSESSGSQPGVQRLMERYTTAKHRAKCAVERAEEEVLAHQEYQRGLHLFEDWLEQQQERLGLLLLNTPAGELAVLENTLKSLQELRCLCSEGPVLLRAVLSSRERVVVSWGGVPQIEDRALEATQREWEGYQARLGEARVRVDGAATRLRQMDLRFRSLEEWLEEMDATATVRHHRRSDRHTKERQLQQLQRCQAEALRYQSEVDGLSVLVQEVLEDTHTHASSQLSNRITQLCGRYHTLLLKLMETITQIQEEICSIDDAHSTSGTFSDWLTTAQREFVAITSANEDLDIVAMEKRLKSLEALQDEAQRGHGLMKSLREQAEGAAAFLDACGAERLEVEVEGRLAQLGELAVGLRAERGTLDRNLKLHREFQGRRRALAQWLQETRLLLGGAVEPKAELYQRQAQLAKYQAVQQELQCRGRGLQAVVERGRSLQSSAITESLETLQDDYTDLCTTATLHTQRAEAQVREQEDYLRELQEVELWLLQTCSSMVTPDPSEGRSLEAATQQLAGHKAIMEEIAGFEERLEGLKQRGESLVGACVGSAGSGSVGSGERQRGESLVGGCVGSAERQQTRLRGQVQSHLQGARDSYSAICSTAQRVYQCLDCELQRHASVEDALPQCHSWLSAVQAELQSAVPTPLSLQEALSQVKQDKALQEQVGTYLQLLCSSCDLSDEAVRETATEIQHVSVQVEARLRGATRAADQWRELGEQQDRLNARLSETERRLHSLSRRPAQLEPRGAQDLLDQNQAFIQDLEQQQAELSRLGEALASMTGIREAPPGLGERGEGVEVGHLRQVALDLGQLARDLIRQRQEDLERGAEYHHCGDTLDRLFQQVSREWDYLARADTESTSEHLGALKKLFADLQDQGGLLEDLRESRLAILPRLSPEDRDLVKEHVGHLENRWVRLENLLRQKIRDSASVLKDLELVEARLREAREWAQEEKQQPSLADDALRTSPPPPPPDIIAQSFLFDHLSVCAEMEAKQLLLTQAVGDADELCPRLGLSERRRLRALTQQAQAEVEALGVTVTQRRRKHLTEALAERTQFLQALGRAAAWVRQREGKALAAEAEHVALLPDDVSRQVDGCRGALSSLKAYQEELTSLWTQARDLVKDSTDQERAETLGAMQEVQGTFDSALRRGTRKLLDLEKALATRKYFKVDLDKMCDWLKRKEALMFGQIDWNMSDAELQPIAAQYQDILEQASEYENLLLIVQRAGQEILPTLNEVDHCYLDEKLNALPQQYNSILVSATQRHESVQQAVSDRRTFGSLMEAARETTRELQEQFEALEKQSPSCSMDDSIPRLHSHLTDLQRSLGTQDASLKDLRRRNEALLCAGGGQPCKTEALHRLLRLHSGLKHKVKVKLKDLDRVLTSVEQHNVLVTGLESELKAVRDHMRKLDSHAHTSGDVSILHSLGPSLAAAECHLQRLQSGPDFARQDEHKVTSWQEELLSLRERTLRDDLVSSSSSLDELTVEKVEHQLRKISSLQEEVRSKGRIVRALADKEGQTSRNHDDALLGDVKQLESDVLQALSTKQCALTQVLPLIQRHSAASASAHQWLKRATAFLEQEEAKQEVDPEDLELSLNDLGDVHAQQEVDPEDLELSLNDLGDVHAQEEEEEELEGLVGSALALNHLTSSVQSVRHQGSKVKEQLRRRQETLQRCAAAWGVYEAMRREAVARMDEAERSLSDITSDITSDITTAKASTLQEAQSKLEKHKCLVAEVDGFEGGLAALRERAGELAGMGISARATACLTDTVWRRWTRLSSAVRSRERALESTALEWRSFEEKEFLSEGEPNQARLNADGEPNQARLSADGELAQARLNAVLMCGEQLARVLEADGRAEVGGHMTLTIEEVRLKVAKAREEWDDLMSDLQGRETTLQNLESQMKDFEARVEPLQDWLKATEVTVQESTARLQDVPSKRQELRKLQSVLKELLSREAELTQLRGRAQELWEGQAAGKGFVHGVSQLVAQYLALSNLTKVTFLWR, from the exons TCTGGGGCGGCTGCAGCTCTGGGTGATGGAGGCCCACAGgaccctaacccacacacacacacacacacacctaacccacacacacacacacacacacctaacccacAGGACCCTTCAGCACGGCTCCACTCCGCCTGCAGACAAGAACCTGCTGCTGCACTGGATGAGCCAgctggag gAGCTGGTGGCGGCGCGTGCAGGGAAGGAGATTGAGCTGAAGATGCTGATCACCAGGGGGGAGTGTGTGCAGAGGAACACGTCGGCTGAGGGCGTCCCCGTGCTCCGCAAGCAGATGCAGGACCTCAAGGACGCCTGGGACTCACTGCTGGCCACCTGCATCAGCTGcaagag TGGCCTGGAGGGGGCGCTGGTCGAGTGGACGAGCTGCCAGGAGGACGAGGGGATGTTCAGCAGCTGGCTGGACGGCGTGGAGACGAGGGTGGCCCAGTCTGGCCGGCAGCATCCCGAGATGAGAGACAAGACCGGGAACCTGGGCAGAGCCaag atcctgTATGAAGAGGTGCTAAGCCACTGTGGCCCCCTGGACGCCATCGCCTCTAAAGCCTCCAGACTCTCAGAGTCCAGCGGCTCCCAGCCAGGAGTGCAGAGACTGATGGAGCGATACACCACCGCCAAACACAGAgccaag tgtgcagtggagcgggcagaggaggaggtgttggCCCATCAGGAGTACCAGCGGGGGCTGCACCTGTTTGAGGATtggctggagcagcagcaggagcgtctggggctcctcctcctcaacacaCCTGCAGGGGAACTAGCCGTCCTGGAGAACACACTCAAGAgcctacag gagTTGCGCTGTCTCTGTTCTGAGGGCCCTGTCCTGCTGCGTGCGGTTCTGTCCAGTCGTGAGCGGGTCGTGGTGTCGTGGGGGGGGGTGCCCCAGATCGAGGACCGGGCGCTGGAGGCGACCcagagggagtgggaggggtACCAGGCCCGGCTGGGCGAGGCGAGGGTCCGTGTGGACGGCGCCGCGACCCGCCTGCGTCAGATGGACCTGCGGTTCCGGAGCCTGGAGGAGTGGCTGGAGGAGATGGACGCCACGGCAACCGTGCGCCACCACCGACGCTccgaccgccacaccaaagaacgacagctgcagcagcttcag cgctGCCAGGCGGAGGCCCTGCGGTACCAGAGTGAGGTGGACGGGCTCAGTGTTCTGGTCCAGGAGGttctggaggacacacacacacacgccagcagcCAGCTGAGCAACAGAATCACTCAGCTCTGTGGACGCTATCACACACTACTGCTGAAActcatg GAGACGATCACACAGATTCAGGAGGAGATATGCAGCATAGACGACGCCCACTCCACCTCAGGAAccttctctgattggctgaccaCTGCCCAGAGGGAATTTGTTGCAATTACGTCAGCCAATGAGGATCTTGATATTGTTGCCATGGAAAAGAGGCTGAAAAGCCTGGAg GCCCTGCAGGACGAGGCGCAGCGGGGTCACGGCCTCATGAAGAGCCTCCGTGAGCAGGCCGAGGGAGCGGCCGCCTTCCTGGACGCCTGCGGAGCGGAGCggctggaggtggaggtggagggccGGCTGGCCCAGCTGGGGGAGCTGGCGGTGGGGCTGCGGGCCGAGCGCGGCACCCTGGACCGGAACCTCAAGCTCCACAGGGAGTTCCAGGGGAGGCGGAGAGCCCTGGCGCAGTGGCTGCAGGAGACCAGGCTACTCCTAGGGGGCGCCGTGGAGCCCAAAGCTGAACTGTACCAGCGCCAAGCCCAGCTAGCCAAATACCAG gcGGTCCAGCAGGAGCTGCAGTGTCGGGGGAGGGGCCTGCAGGcggtggtggagagggggaggagcctGCAGAGCTCCGCCATCACAGAGAGCCTGGAGACGCTGCAGGATGACTACACTGACCTGTGCACTACTGCCACA ctcCACACTCAGAGGGCGGAGGCTCAGGTGCGGGAGCAAGAAGACTACCTGAGGGAACTCCAGGAAGTGGAACTCTGGCTCCTGCAGACCTGCAGCAGCatggtgacccctgacccctccgAGGGGCGGAGTCTTGAAGCGGCCACCCAGCAGCTGGCTGGACACAAG GCCATCATGGAGGAGATAGCAGGCTTTGAGGAGCGCCTGGAGGGGCTGAAGCAGCGTGGCGAGTCCCTCGTGGGCGCGTGCGTGGGCAGCGCGGGCAGTGGGTCCGTGGGCAGCGGGGAGCGGCAGCGTGGCGAGTCCCTTGTGGGCGGGTGCGTGGGCAGTGCGGAGCGGCAGCAGACTCGGCTACGTGGGCAGGTCCAGAGCCACCTGCAGGGGGCCAGAGACAGCTACTCTGCCATCTGCAGCACCGCGCAGAGA gtgtaccAGTGTCTGGACTGTGAGCTGCAGAGGCATGCGAGTGTTGAGGATGCGCTGCCCCAGTGCCACTCGTGGCTCAGTGCTGTTCAAGCCGAGCTGCAGTCGGCTGTGCCGACGCCTCTCAGCCTGCAGGAGGCGCTCTCTCAG GTGAAACAGGATAAGGCGCTTCAGGAGCAGGTGGGCACCTACCTGCAGCTGTTGTGCTCCAGCTGTGACCTGTCTGATGAGGCTGTGAGGGAGACCGCCACTGAGATCCAACATGTCAGCgtgcag GTGGAGGCGAGGCTGAGGGGCGCCACGCGGGCGGCAGACCAGTGGAGGGAGCTGGGGGAGCAGCAGGACCGGCTGAACGCTCGTCTGTCGGAGACGGAGCGCCGCCTTCACAGCCTCTCCCGCAGGCCGGCCCAACTGGAGCCCAGAGGAGCCCAGGACCTGCTGGACCAGAACCAG GCCTTCATCCAAGacctggagcagcagcaggcagagcTGAGTCGGCTGGGGGAGGCCCTGGCCAGCATGACGGGGATCCGGGAGGCCCCCCCGGGGCTGGGGgagcggggggagggggtggaggtggggcacCTGCGGCAGGTGGCGCTGGATCTGGGGCAGCTGGCCAGGGATCTCATCAGGCAGAGGCAGGAGGACCTCGAGAGGGGGGCGGAGTACCACCACTGCGGGGACACACTGGACCGGCTCTTCCAGCAGGTGTCCAGAGAGTGGGACTACCTGGCCAG GGCGGACACTGAGAGCACCTCGGAGCACCTGGGCGCCCTGAAGAAGCTGTTCGCTGACCTGCAGGACCAGGGAGGCCTGTTggaggacctgagagagagcaggctcGCCATCCTGCCCCGCCTCAGCCCTGAGGACCGGGACCTGGTCAAGGAGCACGTGGGACATCTGGAGAACCGCTGGGTCCGCCTGGAGAACCTCCTCCGGCAGAAGATCCGTGACTCCGCTTCGGTCCTGAAGGATCTGGAGCTCGTGGAGGCCCGCCTGCGAGAGGCTCGGGAATGGGCCcaggaggagaagcagcagcCGTCATTGGCTGATGATGCCCTCAGgaccagcccccctcccccgccgccTGACATCATCGCCCAGAGCTTCCTGTTCGACCACCTGAGCGTGTGCGCAGAGATGGAGGCCAAGCAGCTGCTGCTGACGCAGGCGGTGGGCGACGCCGACGAGCTGTGCCCGCGCCTGGGCCTGAGCGAGAGGAGGAGGCTGCGGGCGCTCACGCAGCAGGCCCAGGCTGAGGTCGAGGCGCTGGGGGTCACGGTGACTCAGCGCCGGAGGAAGCACCTGACCGAGGCCCTCGCGGAGCGGACGCAGTTCCTGCAGGCGCTGGGCAGGGCGGCGGCATGGGTGCGGCAGCGGGAGGGCAAGGCTTTGGCGGCGGAGGCGGAGCACGTCGCTCTGCTGCCGGACGACGTCTCCAGGCAGGTGGACGGCTGCAGGGGCGCTCTCAGCAGCCTGAAGGCCTACCAGGAGGAGCTGACCTCCCTCTGGACTCAGGCACGAGACCTGGTGAAGGACAGCACAGACCAGGAGAGAGCGGAGACTCTGGGCGCGATGCAGGAGGTGCAGGGCACATTCGACAGCGCCCTCCGCAGGGGCACGCGGAAGCTGCTCGACCTTGAGAAAGCACTGGCAACCAGGAAGTACTTCAAGGTGGACCTAGACAAGATGTGCGATTGGCTGAAGCGGAAAGAGGCCCTGATGTTCGGTCAAATCGACTGGAACATGAGTGACGCAGAGCTACAGCCAATCGCAGCGCAGTACCAGGACATCCTGGAGCAGGCCTCCGAGTACGAGAACCTTTTGCTCATCGTCCAGAGGGCCGGGCAGGAGATCCTCCCCACACTGAATGAAGTGGATCACTGCTACCTCGACGAGAAGCTCAACGCCCTACCTCAACAGTACAACAGCATCCTGGTGTCTGCCACACAGAGGCACGAGAGCGTCCAGCAGGCGGTGTCTGATCGGAGAACCTTTGGTTCCTTGATGGAGGCGGCGCGCGAGACGACGAGGGAACTACAAGAACAGTTTGAAGCCTTGGAGAAGCAGAGTCCCAGCTGTTCTATGGATGATAGCATTCCAAGACTACATAGTCACCTCACAGACCTccagaggagccttggaactcAGGACGCTTCTCTGAAGGACCTGCGGAGGAGGAACGAGGCCCTTCTCTGTGCCGGCGGCGGCCAGCCCTGCAAGACTGAGGCCCTGCATCGCCTGCTGAGACTCCACTCAGGGCTGAAGcacaaagtgaaagtgaaactgaaAGACCTTGACCGAGTGCTGACATCTGTGGAACAGCACAACGTGTTGGTTACAGGTCTGGAATCTGAGCTGAAGGCTGTGAGGGACCACATGAGGAAACTAGACTCACACGCCCACACCTCAGGTGACGTGAGCATCCTCCACAGCCTGGGTCCGTCTCTGGCGGCCGCCGAGTGTCATCTGCAGAGACTGCAGAGTGGCCCAGACTTCGCCCGCCAGGATGAGCATAAGGTCACTTCCTGGCAAGAGGAGCTGCTCAGcctgagggagagg ACCTTAAGAGATGACCTCGTTAGCTCCTCCTCGAGCTTGGACGAGCTGACAGTTGAAAAGGTTGAACATCAGTTGAGGAAGATCTCGTCGCTTCAGGAGGAGGTCCGGTCTAAGGGCCGGATCGTCAGAGCTTTGGCTGACAAGGAAGGACAAACGAGCCGTAACCATGACGACGCTCTGCTGGGAGATGTTAAACAGCTGGAGAGCGATGTCCTTCAAGCACTTTCTACCAAACAG TGTGCCCTCACACAGGTGCTGCCACTGATCCAGCGGCACTCCGCAGCCTCGGCATCTGCCCACCAGTGGCTGAAGAGGGCCACTGCATTCCTGGAACAGGAGGAGGCCAAGCAGGAAGTAGACCCCGAGGACCTGGAGCTGAGTCTCAATGACCTGGGTGATGTCCACGCCCAGCAGGAAGTAGACCCCGAGGACCTGGAGCTGAGTCTCAATGACCTGGGTGACGTCCAcgcccaggaggaggaggaggaggag CTGGAGGGGCTGGTGGGATCTGCTCTGGCACTGAACCACCTGACAAGCAGTGTGCAGAGTGTGCGTcatcaggggtcaaaggtcaaggagCAGCTGAGGAGGCGTCAGGAAACCCTACAGAG ATGTGCGGCTGCATGGGGTGTCTATGAGGCGATGAGAAGAGAGGCTGTCGCCAGGATGGATGAAGCAGAGAGGAGCCTGAGTGACATCACCAGTGACATCACCAGTGACATCACCACAGCTAAAGCCTCAACCTTGCAGGAGGCTCAGAGCAAACTAGAGAAGCACAAg TGTCTTGTGGCAGAGGTCGACGGCTTTGAGGGCGGCCTGGCGGCGCTGCGAGAGCGAGCGGGCGAGTTGGCGGGGATGGGCATCAGTGCCAGGGCGACCGCCTGCCTGACTGACACTGTGTGGCGGCGCTGGACTCGGCTGAGCAGTGCCGTGAGATCCCGAGAGAGGGCGCTAGAGAGCACTGCCCTGGAGTGGAGGAGCTTTGAGGAAAAG GAGTTCCTGAGTGAAGGAGAGCCGAACCAGGCCAGACTAAACGCTGACGGAGAGCCGAACCAGGCCAGACTAAGCGCTGACGGAGAGCTGGCCCAGGCCAGACTAAACGCTGTGCTGATGTGCGGAGAGCAGCTGGCGCGGGTGCTGGAGGCTGATGGGAGAGCGGAGGTCGGAGGTCACATGACCCTAACCATAGAAGAGGTCAGGCTGAAAGTGGCCAAAGCCAGAGAGGAGTGGGACGACCTGATGAGCGATCTACAGGGCAGAGAGACCACCTTACAG AACCTGGAATCACAGATGAAGGATTTTGAGGCGCGTGTTGAGCCTCTTCAGGATTGGCTGAAAGCCACTGAGGTCACAGTGCAGGAGAGTACGGCCCGCCTCCAGGACGTCCCCAGCAAGAGACAGGAGCTCCGCAAACTACAG TCTGTGCTGAAGGAACTGCTGTCCCGAGAGGCGGAGCTAACACAGCTGCGAGGGCGGGCCCAGGAACTGTGGGAGGGGCAAGCAGCTGGGAAGGGCTTTGTGCACGGGGTGTCCCAGCTGGTTGCTCAGTACCTGGCGCTAAGCAACCTTACTAAGGTAACGTTTCTCTGGCGCTAA